From the genome of Ornithobacterium rhinotracheale, one region includes:
- a CDS encoding enoyl-CoA hydratase/isomerase family protein: protein MELKNLILKREGKIAIVYINRPHLLNALDAATIEEFGHLVYDLENDESVRAIIITGAGDESFASGADIKEFKSFNKPRGENLSRRGQEVLFNRLARLSKPTIAAINGHALGGGFDLALACHMRIASEKANMGFPEVSLGLIPAYGGTQRLPILIGKARALEFILTGKQFPMQKAKEWGLLYDVVPPEELMERAIALAQTFCDNSATATAAAIAAINAAFTPYGQEVEVKLFGSLFDTEDFEEGTSAFLEKRKPNFK from the coding sequence ATGGAACTTAAAAATTTAATCCTAAAAAGAGAAGGCAAAATCGCCATCGTGTACATCAATCGTCCGCACTTGCTCAATGCGCTAGATGCAGCCACCATTGAGGAATTTGGACATTTAGTTTATGATTTAGAGAACGATGAAAGTGTGCGCGCCATCATCATCACAGGGGCGGGCGACGAATCCTTTGCTTCTGGGGCAGATATTAAGGAGTTTAAAAGCTTTAATAAACCTAGAGGCGAAAACCTTTCTCGTCGCGGACAAGAAGTGCTTTTCAATCGTTTAGCAAGATTGAGTAAACCCACCATCGCCGCTATCAATGGGCACGCATTGGGAGGCGGGTTTGATTTGGCGCTCGCTTGTCATATGCGTATAGCCTCCGAAAAGGCTAATATGGGCTTCCCAGAGGTGTCTCTTGGGCTGATTCCAGCTTATGGCGGAACGCAACGCTTGCCCATCTTGATTGGAAAAGCAAGAGCACTGGAATTTATCCTCACAGGGAAACAGTTTCCTATGCAAAAGGCTAAGGAATGGGGGCTGCTCTATGATGTGGTGCCACCAGAGGAGCTGATGGAGCGAGCCATAGCCCTAGCACAAACTTTTTGCGATAATTCTGCTACGGCCACAGCAGCAGCCATTGCCGCCATTAATGCAGCCTTTACGCCATATGGGCAAGAGGTGGAAGTTAAATTATTTGGTAGCCTTTTTGATACGGAAGATTTTGAGGAGGGAACTTCTGCCTTTTTGGAAAAACGAAAACCTAATTTTAAATAA
- a CDS encoding enoyl-CoA hydratase/isomerase family protein, translated as MEAYVKTEIKNKIAYIEFFHPKSNSFPTAQLEALEQHIEQAGQNSAAKLIVLQSRGTSVFCAGASFEELLSIENLEQGKKFFSGFAHVILAMKQCPKFIIGAIQGKVVGGGVGLAAACDYNIATAQSQVRLSELSIGIGPFVVEPAVRRKIGLNALSELTLNPKEWKSALWCKERGLYHKIYNSHEEFSRGLEEFTQQLSQYSPEAMAEIKKVFWQGTESWDTELFAKAAISGKLVLSDFTKTTLNKYKK; from the coding sequence ATGGAAGCATATGTAAAAACCGAGATAAAAAACAAAATCGCTTATATTGAGTTTTTTCACCCCAAGAGCAATTCCTTTCCCACCGCACAGCTGGAAGCGCTAGAACAGCACATTGAGCAAGCGGGACAAAATAGCGCGGCTAAGCTCATCGTATTGCAGAGCCGTGGCACAAGTGTATTCTGTGCGGGTGCATCGTTCGAGGAGCTACTCAGCATAGAAAATTTGGAACAAGGCAAAAAGTTTTTTTCGGGATTTGCACATGTGATTCTCGCCATGAAACAGTGCCCTAAATTCATCATTGGAGCCATTCAAGGCAAAGTCGTGGGTGGAGGCGTAGGGCTTGCGGCGGCTTGCGATTACAACATTGCAACAGCCCAATCACAAGTGCGATTGAGCGAACTTTCTATCGGGATTGGTCCCTTTGTAGTGGAGCCTGCCGTACGCAGAAAAATAGGACTGAATGCACTTTCGGAGCTCACGCTGAACCCCAAGGAGTGGAAAAGCGCCCTCTGGTGCAAGGAGCGCGGGCTATACCATAAGATATATAATTCGCACGAGGAATTCAGCCGTGGGCTAGAAGAATTCACACAGCAGCTGAGCCAGTACAGCCCAGAGGCTATGGCGGAGATTAAGAAAGTCTTTTGGCAAGGCACCGAATCTTGGGACACCGAGCTTTTTGCCAAAGCAGCCATCAGCGGGAAGCTAGTGCTATCAGACTTTACCAAAACAACCTTAAATAAATACAAAAAATAA
- a CDS encoding MATE family efflux transporter, which translates to MINKFECKGTAFHFKLKLKTAIIFIDFSHLQILVGLKYFYLKPYLCPMPAQKVSFKEINRLAIPAIFAGIIEPLISLTDTAVAGRLPMHTAEALGAIGLVGSFLSALTWIFVQTSSALSALVSHAVGQNRLKHLISLNSQVFWINLGITLLLSAGSFLLAPWILKLYGAKDLLLEMAIPYLKIRVWGFPFTLLTLTIFGIFRGLQNTTWAMRISLVGGLTNIGLDLFFVYELNAGVRGIAFASVIAQGLMFILAFIQLWRKTPFKTLQVRKRHPLLFRTLRMSVDLFLRTFSLNVALFLAFRMASLLGHGENNQYVAAHTLLIQVWLFSSYFLDGYANAGRAIAGKLFGARDLKKLNLLIFDVLKIMLFIGILLGIAYRVLQRPIAEMLTHDELVQHTFYTAFFLVAFMQPINSVAFMMDGIYKGLGETRVLRNVFILAVLVGFIPPLILFYYLDFSLVGIWLAFLIWMIFRAGGLSIHYYKHYWKQA; encoded by the coding sequence ATGATTAATAAATTTGAGTGTAAAGGTACGGCATTTCATTTTAAATTAAAATTAAAAACAGCGATAATCTTCATTGATTTTTCTCATCTTCAAATTCTTGTAGGATTGAAATATTTTTATTTAAAGCCTTACCTTTGCCCAATGCCAGCGCAAAAAGTAAGTTTCAAAGAAATCAACCGATTAGCCATTCCCGCCATCTTTGCAGGAATCATAGAACCACTTATTTCGCTCACCGATACCGCCGTGGCAGGTCGGCTTCCTATGCACACCGCCGAAGCCTTGGGAGCCATTGGACTTGTGGGGTCTTTCCTCTCGGCACTCACATGGATTTTTGTGCAAACTTCGAGTGCACTTTCGGCATTGGTATCACACGCCGTGGGGCAAAATCGCTTGAAACATTTAATTTCGCTCAATTCGCAAGTTTTTTGGATTAATCTAGGCATCACATTGCTACTTTCGGCGGGGAGTTTCCTTTTAGCCCCTTGGATTTTAAAACTTTATGGTGCCAAAGATTTATTACTCGAAATGGCAATACCCTATCTTAAAATCAGGGTTTGGGGTTTTCCGTTTACGCTTTTAACGCTCACCATTTTTGGAATATTCCGCGGGTTGCAAAACACCACTTGGGCAATGCGCATCAGTCTAGTGGGCGGGCTCACCAACATTGGGCTGGATTTATTTTTTGTCTATGAGCTAAATGCTGGCGTGCGTGGAATCGCTTTTGCCAGCGTAATTGCACAAGGCTTAATGTTTATTTTAGCTTTTATTCAATTATGGCGAAAAACACCGTTTAAGACTTTGCAAGTGCGCAAAAGGCATCCGCTACTATTTCGCACACTTCGCATGAGCGTGGATTTGTTTTTACGCACATTTTCACTAAATGTAGCTTTATTTTTAGCATTCAGAATGGCAAGTTTGCTCGGGCATGGTGAAAACAACCAATATGTGGCGGCACATACATTGCTGATTCAGGTTTGGCTTTTTTCTTCGTATTTTCTTGACGGCTACGCCAACGCAGGACGCGCCATTGCAGGAAAATTATTTGGTGCCAGGGATTTAAAAAAACTGAATTTGCTCATTTTCGATGTACTGAAAATCATGCTTTTCATAGGAATTTTGCTAGGCATCGCCTACCGTGTTTTGCAACGCCCCATTGCCGAAATGCTCACACACGATGAGTTGGTGCAACACACTTTCTACACCGCATTCTTTTTGGTAGCATTTATGCAGCCGATCAACTCCGTAGCTTTTATGATGGATGGCATTTACAAAGGCTTGGGCGAAACTCGTGTTTTGCGCAATGTCTTTATTCTAGCAGTTTTGGTAGGCTTCATTCCGCCTTTAATTCTGTTTTATTACTTAGATTTTAGCCTAGTAGGAATTTGGCTTGCCTTCCTAATCTGGATGATTTTCAGAGCGGGCGGCTTAAGCATTCATTACTACAAGCATTATTGGAAACAGGCTTAA
- the mdh gene encoding malate dehydrogenase has protein sequence MKVTVVGAGAVGASCAEYIAIKNFASEVVLVDIKEGYAEGKAMDLMQTASLNLFDTKIVGSTNDYSKTAGSDVAVITSGIPRKPGMTREELIGTNANIVKSVVEQLVKYSPNVIVIVVSNPMDTMAYLVHKATGLPKNRVIGMGGALDSARFKYRLAEALDCPISDVDGMVIGAHSDTGMLPLTRLATRNGVPVSTFLSKEQLDSVEQETRVGGATLTKLLGTSAWYAPGAAVSELVRAIAQDSKKMFPCSLLLEGEYGLSDISFGVPAIIGKNGVEQIVEIELNEEERAKFDAAVAQVREVNKALDA, from the coding sequence ATGAAAGTTACCGTAGTAGGAGCAGGTGCCGTGGGTGCAAGTTGCGCTGAGTACATTGCTATTAAGAATTTCGCGTCAGAAGTAGTTTTAGTAGACATCAAGGAGGGCTACGCAGAAGGGAAAGCCATGGATTTGATGCAAACAGCTTCTTTGAACTTATTCGATACTAAAATCGTGGGCTCTACCAACGATTATTCTAAAACCGCAGGCAGTGATGTAGCCGTGATTACCTCTGGAATTCCGCGTAAACCTGGAATGACTCGCGAGGAATTAATCGGCACAAATGCCAATATTGTAAAATCAGTAGTAGAACAATTAGTAAAATACTCTCCAAATGTGATTGTAATCGTGGTTTCAAACCCAATGGATACCATGGCTTACCTTGTGCACAAAGCAACTGGATTGCCTAAAAACCGCGTAATCGGTATGGGTGGTGCACTAGATAGTGCTCGTTTCAAATACAGATTGGCTGAGGCTTTAGATTGCCCTATTTCTGATGTAGATGGTATGGTGATCGGTGCTCACAGTGATACTGGTATGTTGCCACTTACTCGTTTGGCTACAAGAAACGGCGTGCCAGTTTCTACTTTCTTGAGCAAAGAGCAATTAGACAGCGTAGAGCAAGAAACAAGAGTGGGAGGTGCTACACTTACCAAACTTTTAGGCACCTCTGCGTGGTATGCCCCAGGCGCCGCAGTTTCCGAGCTAGTGAGAGCCATTGCACAAGATTCCAAGAAAATGTTCCCTTGCTCACTATTATTAGAAGGAGAGTATGGTTTAAGCGACATCAGCTTTGGTGTGCCAGCCATCATCGGTAAAAATGGTGTGGAGCAAATCGTGGAAATTGAGCTAAACGAGGAGGAAAGAGCTAAATTTGATGCCGCTGTGGCACAAGTAAGAGAAGTTAATAAAGCATTAGACGCTTAA
- the ruvB gene encoding Holliday junction branch migration DNA helicase RuvB — protein MSYLNPEEEYFPKEELQQEEFVRPQSFGDFAGQAHILDNLEIFVKAAKMRHESLDHVLLHGPPGLGKTTLAHIIANELGVNIKVTSGPVLDKPGDLAGLLTNLEENDVLFIDEIHRMSPIIEEYLYSAMEDYKIDILIESGPNARSVEIGLNPFTLIGATTRSGLLTAPLRARFGINCRFEYYNVELLSSIIERSARILDTPIDEDAAIEIAGRSRGTPRIANALLRRTRDFAQIKGNGRIDKKMAQFSLSALKVDQNGLDEMDNRILTTIIEKFKGGPVGLNTIATAVAENAGTIEEVYEPFLIQEGYLMRTPRGREVTQKAYDHLGLSRHGGKGAQAELF, from the coding sequence ATGTCTTATTTAAATCCAGAAGAGGAGTATTTCCCAAAAGAAGAGCTACAACAGGAAGAGTTTGTACGCCCGCAGAGTTTCGGTGATTTCGCAGGGCAAGCACATATTTTAGACAATTTAGAAATCTTTGTCAAAGCAGCTAAAATGCGCCACGAATCGCTAGACCATGTTCTGCTACACGGCCCCCCCGGCCTAGGCAAAACCACCCTTGCACACATCATTGCCAATGAGCTTGGCGTAAACATCAAAGTTACCTCCGGCCCCGTGCTGGACAAGCCTGGGGACTTGGCTGGGCTGCTCACCAATCTCGAAGAAAACGATGTTTTGTTCATCGATGAAATCCACCGAATGTCGCCCATTATAGAGGAATACCTATACTCCGCGATGGAGGACTATAAGATTGATATTTTGATAGAATCCGGCCCCAATGCACGCTCCGTAGAAATCGGGCTTAACCCCTTCACACTCATAGGTGCCACCACGCGCTCGGGGCTGCTCACTGCACCGCTGCGGGCGCGCTTTGGGATTAATTGCCGATTTGAATACTATAATGTAGAACTCTTGAGTTCCATCATAGAACGAAGTGCTCGCATTCTCGACACTCCGATTGATGAGGATGCCGCTATTGAAATCGCTGGCAGAAGCCGTGGCACGCCTCGTATCGCAAATGCTTTGCTTAGACGAACAAGGGATTTTGCCCAAATTAAAGGCAATGGTAGAATCGACAAAAAAATGGCACAATTTAGCCTCTCAGCTTTAAAAGTAGACCAAAATGGGCTAGATGAAATGGACAACCGAATTTTGACTACTATCATCGAAAAGTTCAAAGGAGGCCCCGTGGGGCTTAATACCATCGCGACGGCAGTGGCTGAAAATGCCGGCACCATCGAGGAGGTGTATGAGCCATTCTTGATTCAAGAGGGCTACTTGATGCGCACGCCGCGCGGGCGCGAGGTTACTCAAAAGGCTTACGACCACTTGGGGCTCTCTCGCCACGGTGGAAAGGGCGCTCAGGCAGAGCTTTTTTAA
- the hemH gene encoding ferrochelatase, producing MKKGVLLINLGSPDSTKTSDVRRYLREFLSDPKVIDVWFVRNIILHLFILPFRPKKSAAAYQKIWWKEGSPLIVLTERLQRKMQQKADYPIAIGMRYGNPSIKKGFEDLKAQGCDEVFVIPLYPQYAMSTTETVVEEAERVQRKYFPEMKISFQEPFYNDADYIAALAESIKEELPAAFDKLLFSYHGIPERHIYKTDKTGTCQIGKCCFKDENPSHATCYRHQCYKTTELTCQALGLDKKQVMQSFQSRLGNDPWLQPYTDATLEGFPAKGVKKIAVVAPAFVSDCLETLEEIAMEGKEEFLATGGEEFHYIPCLNDKQVFVDLLLKWSDNFMKS from the coding sequence ATGAAGAAAGGAGTATTACTTATAAATTTAGGATCGCCAGACTCTACAAAAACTTCGGATGTTAGGAGATATTTACGCGAATTTTTATCAGACCCGAAAGTGATAGATGTTTGGTTTGTGAGAAACATTATTTTACATTTATTTATTTTACCATTTAGGCCTAAAAAATCGGCGGCGGCTTACCAAAAAATCTGGTGGAAGGAGGGCTCGCCGCTGATTGTACTCACAGAGCGCTTGCAACGAAAAATGCAGCAAAAGGCAGATTACCCCATCGCCATAGGTATGCGCTATGGCAACCCCTCGATTAAAAAAGGCTTTGAAGATTTAAAGGCGCAGGGCTGCGATGAGGTGTTTGTGATTCCGTTGTACCCGCAATATGCCATGAGCACCACAGAAACGGTGGTAGAGGAGGCGGAGCGCGTGCAAAGGAAATATTTCCCTGAGATGAAAATTAGCTTTCAAGAGCCGTTTTATAATGATGCAGATTACATTGCGGCGCTGGCTGAAAGCATTAAAGAGGAGCTACCTGCGGCATTTGACAAGTTGCTTTTTTCCTACCACGGAATACCCGAGCGGCATATTTATAAAACTGATAAAACAGGCACTTGCCAAATCGGAAAATGTTGCTTTAAAGATGAAAACCCTTCGCACGCCACTTGCTACCGCCACCAATGTTACAAGACTACGGAACTCACGTGCCAAGCTCTGGGCTTAGATAAAAAACAGGTGATGCAATCCTTTCAATCAAGGCTGGGGAACGACCCTTGGCTCCAACCCTATACCGATGCCACGCTGGAAGGTTTCCCCGCCAAGGGAGTAAAGAAAATTGCCGTGGTAGCGCCAGCCTTTGTTTCCGATTGTTTGGAGACCTTAGAGGAAATCGCAATGGAGGGCAAGGAGGAATTTTTGGCCACCGGAGGTGAGGAATTCCACTATATACCCTGCTTGAATGATAAGCAAGTATTTGTAGATTTATTGCTGAAATGGAGCGATAATTTTATGAAATCATAA
- a CDS encoding DUF3078 domain-containing protein, protein MKKFLLLSGILLSSVSFAQLNRVNSELSKTAIQNNDTVDGWKKGGTFSLLFNQSAFSNWVAGGTNNVAGNANINYDLNYKKGAWTWDNKFILAYGLSKNEGQEFRKTDDRLEINSLLGRKAFNNWSYSFFANFRTQFTDGNDYNRANYEDYPTSGFMKPAYLTFGPGLMYKKNDNFKFNLAPLTSKLTVLSGKVYTWDGTQFRSSDEVETFGVKAGESTRYELGFYAAGYYKVQLMDNVSMENILGLYSNYLDNPQNIDLDYTMNLVMKINKYLSTNLTVQTLYDDNAYKGLQVREVFGLGFNLNF, encoded by the coding sequence ATGAAAAAGTTTTTATTACTATCAGGAATTTTACTCTCAAGTGTTTCATTTGCACAGCTTAACAGAGTAAACAGCGAATTGAGCAAAACTGCAATCCAGAACAATGACACCGTGGACGGGTGGAAAAAAGGCGGAACATTTTCCCTTTTATTTAACCAATCAGCATTTTCCAATTGGGTAGCTGGTGGAACCAACAATGTTGCTGGAAATGCGAACATTAATTATGATTTAAATTACAAAAAAGGCGCTTGGACTTGGGATAACAAATTTATCCTAGCCTATGGCTTGTCTAAAAACGAAGGGCAAGAGTTTAGAAAAACTGATGACCGTTTGGAAATCAACTCTTTGCTTGGAAGAAAAGCATTTAATAACTGGAGCTACTCATTCTTTGCGAACTTCAGAACTCAGTTTACAGATGGTAACGATTACAACAGAGCAAATTATGAAGATTACCCAACTTCTGGCTTTATGAAACCAGCATACCTAACCTTCGGGCCTGGTTTAATGTACAAGAAAAACGATAATTTTAAATTTAACTTAGCGCCATTAACTTCAAAACTAACTGTACTTTCAGGGAAAGTTTACACTTGGGACGGCACTCAATTCAGGTCATCAGATGAGGTGGAAACATTCGGTGTGAAAGCTGGCGAAAGCACAAGATATGAGCTAGGTTTCTATGCTGCAGGATATTACAAAGTTCAATTGATGGATAATGTTTCTATGGAAAATATCTTAGGCCTTTACTCTAACTATTTAGACAACCCTCAAAATATTGACCTAGATTACACGATGAATTTAGTGATGAAAATCAATAAATACCTAAGCACAAACCTTACCGTTCAGACACTTTATGACGATAATGCTTACAAAGGATTGCAGGTAAGAGAAGTATTCGGGCTAGGATTTAATTTGAATTTCTAA
- a CDS encoding DUF3078 domain-containing protein, with amino-acid sequence MIFRQFISLILFLPALLFAQVKDVAREIKRIEFKIKKVEERRWKRTGSLQFNFGQHHYENWVGGNLGKLEIFGKLSQRLKYQNPKVVWESSLDVLYGVNKNYGQGVRKTSDQIIFNSIFGKKVSEQFSYSYFLNLQTQLTNSYNYGKEDYEFYRVSGFLAPLYINSGPGVMWRKSDNFVLNLAPASLKATYVNGAVYEYRRNINDFVSNQNYNIFGVEAGKEVDLRLGLYASMYLKYSPLKNVNVENRLSLYSDYLDDPANVDMDYRMDVNFKINKLLTTNLMLQAMYDDNVHSGFQLREHFGVGVKVAL; translated from the coding sequence ATGATTTTTCGCCAATTCATAAGCCTAATTTTATTCCTCCCCGCGCTCCTCTTTGCGCAGGTGAAAGATGTGGCTCGTGAAATTAAACGAATTGAATTTAAAATCAAAAAAGTAGAAGAACGCCGCTGGAAACGCACAGGAAGTCTGCAATTTAACTTTGGTCAGCACCATTATGAAAACTGGGTGGGTGGAAATTTGGGAAAACTCGAAATCTTTGGCAAGCTCTCCCAGCGATTAAAGTACCAGAACCCTAAGGTGGTCTGGGAATCAAGCCTTGATGTGCTTTATGGAGTTAATAAAAACTATGGGCAAGGTGTGCGAAAAACATCAGACCAAATCATATTTAATTCCATTTTTGGCAAAAAAGTAAGCGAGCAATTCTCGTATTCCTATTTTTTAAACCTGCAAACTCAGCTCACCAATTCCTATAATTATGGCAAGGAGGATTATGAATTTTATCGTGTATCAGGCTTTTTGGCGCCCCTTTACATTAATTCGGGGCCGGGTGTGATGTGGCGAAAAAGCGATAATTTTGTGCTGAACCTTGCCCCTGCATCGCTCAAAGCCACCTATGTCAATGGTGCAGTGTATGAGTATCGGCGAAATATAAATGATTTTGTGAGCAATCAGAACTATAATATTTTTGGTGTAGAGGCCGGCAAGGAGGTGGATTTGCGCTTAGGGCTTTATGCTTCTATGTACTTGAAATATAGTCCTCTGAAAAATGTAAATGTAGAAAATCGCCTTTCACTTTACTCTGATTATTTGGACGACCCAGCCAATGTTGATATGGATTACCGAATGGATGTTAATTTTAAGATTAATAAATTGCTCACCACGAATCTAATGTTGCAGGCAATGTATGATGATAATGTCCACAGCGGATTTCAATTAAGGGAGCATTTTGGCGTAGGGGTGAAAGTTGCGCTGTAA
- a CDS encoding YebC/PmpR family DNA-binding transcriptional regulator, whose protein sequence is MGRAFEYRKAAKFARWDRMAKQFSRIGKEIAMAVKDGGPDPESNHALRRAIQNAKGVNMPKENVERAIKKASGADAEVYDEITFEGYAPHGIGIFVECTTNNNNRTVANVRAIFNKVGGSLGKNGELAFMFDRKGVFTIEKSEVKMDLEELELELIDAGADEFEQDGDVLFIYSEFENFGKLSHKLDEMDIEVKNAEVKRIANTTKALNLEQTKEILDIIDRFEQDDDVQNVYSTLEISPEMQKSLEE, encoded by the coding sequence ATGGGACGCGCATTTGAATATAGAAAAGCAGCCAAATTCGCCCGCTGGGATAGAATGGCTAAACAGTTTTCAAGAATAGGCAAGGAAATCGCTATGGCAGTGAAGGACGGAGGGCCAGACCCTGAATCAAACCACGCACTGCGCCGCGCAATCCAGAATGCCAAGGGGGTGAATATGCCCAAGGAAAATGTGGAAAGAGCTATCAAAAAAGCTAGCGGTGCCGATGCCGAGGTGTATGATGAAATCACCTTTGAGGGCTACGCTCCGCACGGCATTGGGATTTTTGTGGAATGCACCACCAATAATAACAATAGAACGGTGGCCAATGTGCGCGCAATCTTTAACAAAGTGGGCGGAAGCTTAGGCAAAAACGGTGAACTTGCCTTTATGTTTGATAGAAAAGGCGTATTCACCATTGAGAAAAGCGAGGTTAAAATGGACTTGGAGGAGCTGGAATTGGAGCTAATTGACGCTGGCGCTGATGAGTTTGAGCAAGATGGCGATGTACTTTTCATCTACTCTGAGTTTGAAAACTTCGGGAAACTTTCTCATAAATTAGACGAAATGGATATCGAGGTGAAAAATGCGGAGGTAAAGCGAATTGCCAACACCACTAAGGCGCTTAATTTGGAGCAGACCAAGGAAATTTTGGATATCATAGACCGCTTTGAGCAAGATGATGATGTGCAGAATGTGTATTCCACATTGGAGATTTCGCCTGAGATGCAAAAAAGTTTGGAGGAATAA